One Longimicrobiales bacterium DNA window includes the following coding sequences:
- a CDS encoding DUF4159 domain-containing protein, whose translation MSWMLLTALLAGPITPSVPVATDSITIARLQYEGGGDWYANPSSLSNLLSAIRERSGISVAREETNVRPLDPGLFDHPYLYMTGHGDVRFSNAERATIREYLLAGGFLHADDNYGLDESFREEIAKIFPDAELTEIPPEHPVFHTFYDFPEGLPKIHEHDGAPPQAFGIFYEGRMVVFYSFESDLGDGWEDAGVHEDPADVREQAIRMGVNLFLFVLGQGVS comes from the coding sequence ATGAGTTGGATGCTCCTGACAGCCCTGTTGGCGGGTCCCATCACACCTTCAGTACCCGTTGCCACCGATTCGATAACGATCGCGCGGCTACAGTACGAAGGTGGTGGAGATTGGTACGCAAACCCGTCGTCACTCTCGAATCTGTTGTCCGCGATTCGAGAACGATCCGGCATTTCCGTAGCGCGCGAAGAAACTAATGTTCGCCCTCTCGATCCGGGTTTGTTCGATCATCCATATTTGTACATGACGGGTCACGGTGACGTCCGATTCTCCAACGCAGAACGGGCGACGATACGCGAATACCTGCTTGCAGGCGGATTCCTGCACGCGGATGACAACTATGGGCTCGATGAATCGTTCCGGGAGGAGATCGCGAAGATCTTTCCGGATGCTGAACTCACGGAGATCCCGCCCGAGCATCCTGTCTTCCATACGTTCTATGACTTCCCGGAAGGGTTGCCGAAGATCCACGAGCATGATGGCGCACCGCCTCAGGCGTTTGGGATCTTCTACGAGGGACGAATGGTGGTGTTCTACTCGTTTGAGTCGGATCTGGGAGATGGGTGGGAGGATGCAGGTGTTCACGAGGATCCTGCAGATGTGCGCGAGCAGGCGATTCGTATGGGCGTGAATCTGTTCCTTTTTGTACTGGGTCAGGGGGTGTCTTGA
- the rsmI gene encoding 16S rRNA (cytidine(1402)-2'-O)-methyltransferase: MATLYLVSTPIGNLGDLSARAEAVLRSVDRILAEDTRRTRPLAERVGAEARLVSLHQHNERGRVASVMGWLDSGENVALVSDAGTPLVSDPGESLVKRVADAGHDVVPIPGASAVLAALVGSGLPTERFAFLGFPDKKGGGRRALLERVRTSNETVVLFESPQRTVRLLQDLMDACGAQREVAVARELTKIYEEFQRGTLVEVLAYYQENEPRGEVTFVVAPSGDEESEEVHAQLMDRGREVARDLLSEGVKPSEAAKDLAARLDLSRNDAYRIVQSLREDTEDV, translated from the coding sequence GTGGCTACCCTCTATCTCGTCAGCACCCCGATTGGAAACCTGGGCGATCTGTCCGCGCGAGCCGAAGCTGTGCTTCGTTCGGTGGACCGGATTCTCGCCGAGGATACCCGCCGCACGCGACCTTTAGCTGAGCGCGTGGGCGCTGAGGCACGTCTCGTGTCGCTGCATCAACACAACGAAAGAGGGCGAGTGGCGTCCGTCATGGGATGGCTCGATTCCGGAGAGAATGTCGCGCTCGTGTCCGACGCAGGGACTCCATTGGTGTCCGACCCGGGCGAGTCGTTGGTGAAGCGAGTCGCCGACGCCGGACACGACGTCGTGCCGATTCCAGGTGCTTCAGCCGTGCTCGCGGCGTTGGTCGGGTCGGGTCTTCCGACGGAGCGTTTTGCCTTCCTCGGCTTTCCGGACAAAAAGGGAGGTGGGCGACGGGCTCTGCTCGAGCGTGTGAGGACGTCGAACGAGACCGTTGTACTCTTCGAATCTCCGCAACGTACCGTCCGTCTGCTTCAAGACCTGATGGACGCCTGTGGGGCACAGCGAGAAGTCGCCGTAGCGCGTGAGTTGACGAAGATCTATGAAGAGTTCCAGAGAGGCACTCTCGTGGAGGTGCTCGCCTACTACCAGGAGAATGAGCCGCGGGGCGAGGTCACGTTCGTCGTTGCTCCGAGCGGTGATGAGGAGTCCGAAGAGGTTCACGCGCAGCTGATGGACCGGGGGCGGGAAGTGGCTCGTGACCTCCTCTCCGAGGGGGTCAAGCCTTCTGAGGCTGCAAAGGATTTGGCCGCCCGTCTCGACCTATCGCGGAACGACGCGTACCGTATCGTCCAAAGCCTCCGTGAGGACACAGAAGACGTATGA
- the trxA gene encoding thioredoxin, translated as MATSDAILEVTDANFADEIEAGEGLQMIDFWATWCGPCKMVAPIVEELAGEYADKGLRVGKLNVDSNPSVTTRFRVTSIPSILFFKDGELVDKVIGAVPRPHLEEKIQQHL; from the coding sequence ATGGCAACGAGTGACGCGATTTTGGAAGTCACGGATGCAAACTTCGCCGACGAGATTGAAGCCGGTGAGGGGCTGCAGATGATCGACTTCTGGGCCACATGGTGCGGCCCGTGTAAGATGGTAGCACCCATCGTTGAGGAACTTGCCGGCGAATACGCGGACAAGGGACTTCGGGTTGGGAAGTTGAACGTGGATTCGAACCCGAGCGTGACGACACGCTTCCGGGTGACGTCGATTCCGAGCATCCTGTTCTTCAAGGATGGTGAGTTGGTGGATAAGGTGATCGGCGCGGTTCCGCGTCCCCACCTGGAAGAGAAGATCCAACAGCATCTATAG
- a CDS encoding VOC family protein — MSQLFETALPLDHVAMAVQSIDEALRLFELISGETGSPPQTIESQGVRVTFVGMIELLEPLGPDTTVGRFLKRRGSGLHHVAYRTNNIVSELARLNSEGIRLIDSEPRPGAHGLVAFLHPSSTGGVLVELVQHSD, encoded by the coding sequence ATGTCGCAATTATTCGAAACCGCTCTACCGCTCGATCACGTCGCGATGGCCGTTCAGTCTATCGACGAAGCTCTTCGCCTCTTCGAACTCATATCAGGGGAAACCGGTTCCCCGCCCCAGACCATCGAATCTCAAGGAGTCCGTGTCACCTTTGTCGGCATGATCGAACTCCTTGAACCTCTCGGTCCGGACACCACAGTGGGGCGTTTTCTCAAGCGTCGCGGATCCGGGCTCCACCACGTGGCATACCGAACCAACAACATCGTTTCAGAACTCGCCCGACTCAATTCGGAAGGCATTCGACTCATCGACTCGGAGCCTCGCCCCGGAGCCCATGGTCTCGTCGCCTTCCTGCACCCTTCCAGCACCGGTGGGGTGTTGGTCGAGCTCGTACAGCACTCGGACTGA
- the clpB gene encoding ATP-dependent chaperone ClpB translates to MLSADRLTVKASAALQGAALEARQRGNAEIHGVHLLDVLLGQEEGIVVPILQKLEVPVGLVQSRAKEALDRMARIEGGSDANLSRDLRVALDGAEDMSRELGDEFVSTEHLLLALTGEKDDAGRILRDVGATLSEVRAAVEAVRGSHRVTDDTPEDSYRALARFSRDLTETARRGKLDPVIGRDEEIRRVIKVLARRTKNNPVLIGEPGVGKTAIVEGLAQRMVEGDVPTSLANKKLLQLDIASMLAGAKYRGEFEERMKAVLKEITAADGRYVMFIDEIHTIVGAGAAEGAVDAGNMLKPALARGELRLVGATTLDEYRKRIEKDPALERRFQPVYIAPPSVEDTVAILRGLKERYEVHHGVRITDDAVIAAAKLSDRYIGGRFLPDKAIDLIDEAGSRLRIEIDSLPQEIDEVERRRVQLEIERQALQEETDGPARERRRVIEAELGELTEKGQGMKARWQAEKDVIEQIQALRTSIDELRGEADRTTRTGELNRAAEINYGEIPNAEEEVEVLAARLAELQKDHKFLKEEVEADDIAGVVAEWTGIPVTRLMESERQRLTHLEEHLGERIVGQAEAVTAVSNAVRRSRAGLQDPDRPVGSFIFLGPTGVGKTETARGLAEFIFDDDRAMVRIDMSEYMEKHAVARLIGAPPGYVGYEEGGQLTEAVRRRPHAVVLFDEIEKAHPEVFNVLLQILDDGRLTDAQGRTVDFRNVVIIMTSNIGSQDILELADGADWEAVDGAVRGQLNSHFRPEFLNRVDDIVVFRPLGTPELARIVKLQLERVSELTSDLGIVLEVTPAAQLYLAEEGYEPAYGARPLKRAIQGSIQDPLALYLLEEEVPEGTKVLVDVAKDRTGLDFEAVPPNALADSPPSVG, encoded by the coding sequence ATGCTCAGTGCAGACAGACTCACGGTGAAGGCTTCAGCGGCACTCCAAGGTGCCGCCCTTGAGGCGCGTCAGCGCGGTAATGCCGAAATCCATGGCGTCCACCTCTTGGATGTACTGCTCGGCCAGGAAGAGGGCATCGTCGTGCCCATCCTGCAGAAGCTCGAGGTGCCGGTTGGGCTTGTGCAGTCCAGGGCCAAGGAGGCGCTCGATCGTATGGCCCGGATCGAGGGCGGTTCCGACGCCAATCTATCCAGAGATCTGAGAGTGGCCCTGGATGGAGCCGAGGACATGTCCCGCGAACTCGGAGATGAGTTTGTGTCGACCGAGCATCTCCTCTTGGCCCTGACGGGGGAAAAGGACGACGCGGGGAGGATCCTGAGAGACGTGGGGGCAACGCTGTCCGAAGTGCGAGCAGCCGTGGAGGCGGTCCGGGGCTCGCATCGTGTGACCGACGACACCCCCGAAGACAGCTATCGAGCTCTGGCTCGGTTCTCGCGTGATCTCACCGAGACGGCCAGGCGGGGGAAACTCGATCCGGTGATCGGCCGTGACGAAGAGATTCGTCGCGTCATCAAGGTTCTGGCTCGTCGCACGAAGAACAATCCGGTGCTGATTGGTGAGCCCGGAGTGGGTAAGACTGCGATCGTGGAGGGCCTAGCCCAGCGAATGGTCGAAGGTGATGTGCCGACCTCGTTGGCCAACAAGAAGCTGTTGCAGTTGGATATCGCGTCGATGCTCGCTGGGGCCAAGTACCGGGGTGAATTCGAGGAACGAATGAAAGCAGTGTTGAAGGAGATCACTGCCGCGGACGGTCGCTACGTGATGTTCATCGACGAGATACACACCATCGTAGGTGCGGGGGCTGCAGAAGGCGCGGTGGACGCTGGAAACATGCTCAAGCCAGCCCTAGCGCGCGGCGAACTACGTCTCGTAGGTGCGACGACCCTGGATGAATACCGAAAGCGCATCGAGAAGGACCCAGCTCTAGAGCGCAGGTTTCAGCCGGTCTACATCGCCCCGCCATCGGTTGAAGATACGGTCGCCATTCTTCGTGGCCTCAAAGAGCGCTACGAAGTCCATCACGGCGTCCGCATCACAGACGACGCGGTTATCGCTGCTGCGAAGCTGTCGGATCGTTACATCGGCGGGCGTTTTCTTCCGGACAAGGCGATCGATCTCATCGATGAAGCCGGGAGCAGACTGCGTATCGAGATCGACTCGCTACCCCAAGAGATCGATGAGGTGGAGCGTCGTCGTGTCCAACTCGAGATCGAGCGGCAGGCGCTGCAGGAGGAGACCGATGGGCCTGCCCGCGAACGACGACGGGTGATCGAGGCGGAGCTTGGCGAGCTCACGGAGAAGGGCCAGGGTATGAAGGCGCGCTGGCAGGCAGAGAAGGACGTGATCGAACAGATTCAGGCATTGAGGACTTCCATCGACGAATTGCGTGGCGAGGCCGACCGCACGACACGAACTGGCGAGCTGAACCGCGCCGCCGAAATCAACTACGGTGAAATTCCGAATGCCGAGGAAGAGGTTGAGGTGCTGGCCGCCCGTTTAGCCGAGCTACAGAAAGACCACAAGTTCCTGAAGGAAGAGGTGGAGGCGGACGACATCGCGGGTGTCGTCGCGGAGTGGACTGGGATTCCTGTCACTCGCCTCATGGAGTCAGAGCGCCAACGACTCACACACCTGGAAGAACACCTTGGCGAGCGGATCGTCGGGCAGGCGGAGGCGGTGACGGCTGTGTCGAACGCGGTACGTCGTTCCCGGGCTGGGTTACAAGATCCTGACCGGCCTGTCGGATCCTTCATCTTCCTGGGGCCCACGGGCGTCGGAAAGACTGAGACCGCTCGCGGGTTGGCGGAGTTCATCTTTGATGACGATCGCGCGATGGTCCGCATCGACATGTCCGAATACATGGAGAAGCACGCGGTAGCACGGCTGATTGGAGCGCCTCCCGGCTACGTCGGATATGAAGAAGGCGGTCAACTCACCGAAGCCGTGAGGAGAAGGCCACACGCTGTGGTGCTCTTTGACGAAATCGAGAAGGCGCACCCCGAGGTGTTCAACGTCCTCCTGCAGATCTTGGACGACGGGCGACTCACAGACGCACAAGGGAGAACGGTCGACTTCCGTAATGTCGTGATCATCATGACCTCGAACATCGGAAGCCAAGACATCCTCGAGTTGGCCGACGGTGCTGATTGGGAGGCTGTAGATGGGGCGGTGCGGGGCCAACTCAACAGTCACTTCCGACCCGAGTTCCTCAACCGGGTCGACGACATCGTCGTCTTCCGGCCCCTAGGGACCCCCGAACTCGCGCGCATTGTCAAACTCCAACTGGAGCGCGTGTCCGAGTTGACAAGCGATCTCGGTATCGTCCTTGAGGTTACGCCTGCCGCGCAGCTGTACCTGGCGGAGGAAGGCTATGAACCGGCCTACGGTGCACGCCCCTTGAAGCGCGCCATCCAAGGTTCGATTCAGGATCCGCTGGCGCTATACCTGTTGGAGGAGGAGGTTCCGGAAGGGACCAAGGTCCTCGTCGATGTGGCCAAAGACCGCACTGGGTTGGACTTCGAAGCAGTTCCACCGAACGCGTTGGCCGACAGCCCGCCATCCGTAGGGTGA
- a CDS encoding RidA family protein → MKEPFGLSSVNTEVRVSFQRVFSGAPWEKRVGYCRALRVGDRVFVTGTAAVNEDGSAFAPGDAYAQAQRCFELMATALSAVGAGFADVTRTRMFVTDIDRWEEYGRAHGEVFGEFPPTTTMVEVRRLIDPDMLIEIEADAVVLSDASDNLE, encoded by the coding sequence GTGAAGGAGCCATTCGGGCTCAGTAGCGTGAACACAGAGGTGCGAGTGTCGTTCCAACGTGTCTTCAGTGGTGCTCCATGGGAGAAGCGTGTAGGCTATTGCCGTGCGCTCCGAGTGGGCGATCGCGTCTTCGTGACGGGCACAGCGGCGGTAAACGAAGACGGATCCGCGTTCGCCCCCGGAGATGCTTACGCCCAGGCGCAGCGCTGTTTCGAGCTCATGGCAACGGCGCTTAGCGCGGTTGGCGCGGGATTTGCAGATGTCACCCGCACCAGAATGTTCGTTACTGACATTGATCGATGGGAAGAGTACGGTCGTGCTCACGGGGAGGTGTTTGGTGAATTTCCCCCGACCACGACCATGGTGGAAGTTAGGCGACTGATCGACCCGGACATGCTAATCGAGATCGAAGCGGACGCGGTCGTCTTGAGCGACGCATCCGACAACCTGGAGTAG
- the guaA gene encoding glutamine-hydrolyzing GMP synthase produces the protein MTQEHDRVLILDFGSQFTQLIARRIREERVYCEIHPSTRSLEWIQEWVPAAIILSGGPSSVYDEGVPTTDPAILTLGIPVLGICYGMQLIAHMEGAEVVHGHREYGRAELRVETDEGLFAGFSMDEGTQVWCSHGDHVDEPPPGYVKTASTATLPCAGFRSEDRPIHAVQFHPEVAHTHRGGEIISNFLFKVAAVRPTWTAGAFIDDTIARIRDQVGEGAAVCGLSGGVDSSVAAVLVHRAIGDRLTCIFVDHGMMRKNERDQVERMFRHHYNMKLVVVDASEAFLGDLEGVTEPEAKRKAIGSRFIQVFDATAKSEETGAGFLVQGTLYPDVIESVSAGGPSVTIKSHHNVGGLPEDVPFDLIEPLRELFKDEVRQVGRELGLPEDFVGRHPFPGPGLAIRVLGDITEERLAVLREADAIYLDEIREAGLYDEIWQAFAVLLPVQSVGVMGDARTYENVLALRAVTSRDGMTADWYPFPHDVLARISTRIINEVKGVNRVTYDVSSKPPATIEWE, from the coding sequence ATGACCCAAGAGCATGATCGAGTCCTGATTCTGGATTTCGGCTCCCAGTTCACCCAGCTCATCGCGCGCCGGATTCGCGAGGAACGTGTGTACTGCGAGATCCATCCGTCGACACGTTCTCTTGAGTGGATACAAGAGTGGGTGCCTGCGGCCATCATTCTCAGTGGTGGGCCCTCGTCCGTTTATGACGAGGGCGTCCCGACGACGGATCCCGCGATTCTGACGCTAGGGATCCCTGTGCTCGGGATCTGTTACGGGATGCAGCTGATCGCCCACATGGAAGGTGCCGAGGTTGTCCACGGGCACCGCGAGTACGGACGGGCCGAGTTGCGCGTGGAGACGGACGAGGGCCTGTTCGCAGGCTTCTCGATGGACGAAGGCACGCAGGTGTGGTGTTCCCACGGCGATCATGTGGATGAGCCGCCTCCGGGATACGTGAAGACCGCCTCGACCGCGACCTTGCCATGCGCAGGCTTTCGCTCGGAGGATCGGCCCATACATGCGGTGCAGTTCCACCCCGAGGTGGCCCACACCCATCGCGGCGGCGAGATCATTTCCAACTTCCTCTTCAAAGTCGCGGCGGTACGGCCCACTTGGACAGCTGGTGCCTTCATCGACGATACCATCGCTCGCATTCGCGACCAGGTCGGAGAGGGTGCGGCTGTATGTGGACTGTCCGGAGGCGTGGACTCGTCGGTCGCAGCAGTACTCGTCCACCGCGCGATCGGGGATCGACTCACGTGCATCTTCGTCGATCATGGCATGATGCGGAAAAATGAGCGCGATCAGGTCGAGCGGATGTTCCGGCATCACTACAACATGAAGCTTGTGGTTGTGGATGCCAGCGAGGCTTTCTTAGGTGACCTGGAGGGGGTCACGGAACCCGAGGCGAAACGAAAAGCCATCGGGAGTCGATTCATTCAAGTGTTTGATGCGACCGCGAAGAGTGAGGAGACTGGCGCGGGTTTCCTGGTGCAAGGCACTCTTTATCCGGACGTGATCGAGTCGGTTTCCGCCGGAGGCCCATCGGTGACCATCAAGAGCCACCACAACGTGGGGGGTCTTCCAGAGGACGTGCCCTTCGACCTGATAGAGCCTCTCCGGGAATTGTTCAAGGACGAGGTGCGTCAGGTAGGTCGAGAGCTCGGTCTGCCCGAGGACTTCGTGGGCCGTCACCCATTCCCGGGGCCCGGCCTCGCCATTCGCGTCCTCGGGGACATCACCGAGGAACGCCTCGCCGTGCTTCGGGAGGCCGACGCGATCTACCTTGATGAGATCCGCGAGGCCGGCCTCTATGACGAGATCTGGCAGGCGTTCGCCGTGCTGCTACCGGTTCAGTCTGTCGGGGTGATGGGTGACGCACGGACCTACGAGAATGTCCTTGCCCTTCGAGCGGTGACGTCCCGTGACGGGATGACGGCCGATTGGTATCCGTTCCCGCACGACGTGCTGGCACGGATCTCGACGCGGATCATCAACGAGGTCAAAGGCGTGAACCGGGTCACGTACGACGTGAGTTCGAAGCCGCCCGCGACCATCGAGTGGGAGTAA
- the lysA gene encoding diaminopimelate decarboxylase, with amino-acid sequence MGESLLTPPFGRVNGQLHCGDVPAAELAERFGTPLYVYDARRIEERVQAFRSAFAGVDHLIAYSVKANGNLSILKRLQALGCGADITSLGELFRARRAGFAPEHIVFAGVGKTEEEIETALKERIYAFNVESREELERIDSVAGRMGVVASFGVRVNPDVFAATPHDYTRTGTRATKFGVPWNETRELYLWARGRAALKPIGIDMHIGSQIIDPRPYVHALERVLKLVFELSEAGITLEYLDIGGGYGIQYDDDPGLDIHQLAAEVIPRVQAAGLRLVLEPGRSIVGDAGALLTRVQYVKKTEGKTFVIVDGGMSELIRPSHYGGYHAIEHVADPAQLPEDVVDVVGPICETGDFLALDRTLPLPRAGDLLAVQTVGAYGFTMASNYNGRLRPAEALVYGYEIELIRRRETLEDLIRGEE; translated from the coding sequence TTGGGCGAGAGCTTACTAACGCCGCCCTTCGGCCGTGTAAACGGCCAGCTCCACTGCGGTGACGTGCCCGCGGCGGAGTTGGCCGAGCGCTTTGGTACCCCGCTGTATGTGTATGACGCCCGCCGAATCGAGGAACGTGTCCAAGCCTTCCGCTCCGCGTTTGCGGGGGTGGACCACCTGATCGCGTACTCGGTCAAAGCGAACGGTAATCTGTCGATTCTAAAACGCCTGCAGGCGCTGGGATGCGGGGCGGACATCACAAGCCTCGGTGAGCTCTTTCGGGCCAGGCGTGCCGGCTTCGCCCCTGAGCACATTGTGTTTGCGGGCGTTGGAAAGACCGAAGAAGAGATCGAGACGGCTCTTAAAGAACGGATCTATGCGTTCAACGTCGAAAGCCGGGAAGAGTTGGAGCGAATCGATTCGGTGGCTGGCCGAATGGGTGTCGTCGCTTCATTCGGCGTTCGGGTGAATCCAGATGTGTTCGCGGCGACTCCGCACGACTACACACGGACCGGTACGAGGGCGACGAAGTTCGGCGTGCCTTGGAATGAGACGCGCGAACTCTACCTATGGGCCCGGGGCAGAGCAGCGCTCAAGCCGATCGGTATCGATATGCACATCGGCTCTCAGATTATTGACCCGCGTCCCTATGTCCACGCGTTGGAGAGAGTCCTCAAGCTCGTGTTCGAGTTGAGTGAGGCTGGGATCACACTCGAATATCTCGACATTGGGGGTGGTTATGGCATTCAGTATGACGACGACCCCGGCTTGGACATACATCAGTTGGCAGCTGAGGTAATCCCTCGGGTACAGGCCGCAGGACTGCGGCTGGTCCTGGAGCCGGGCCGCTCCATCGTTGGAGACGCCGGCGCCTTGCTCACGCGCGTCCAATATGTGAAGAAGACGGAAGGGAAAACCTTCGTCATCGTGGATGGGGGGATGAGTGAACTCATCCGGCCGAGTCACTACGGTGGCTATCACGCCATCGAGCACGTGGCGGACCCGGCGCAACTCCCGGAGGACGTGGTAGACGTCGTCGGACCGATCTGTGAGACCGGAGATTTTCTGGCACTGGATCGGACGTTGCCCCTCCCCCGAGCGGGGGACCTCCTCGCGGTCCAGACGGTGGGCGCCTACGGCTTCACCATGGCCTCCAACTACAACGGCCGCCTCCGACCTGCCGAGGCATTGGTGTACGGTTACGAGATCGAACTCATACGGCGTCGCGAGACCTTAGAAGACCTCATCCGAGGGGAAGAATGA